A genome region from Anopheles stephensi strain Indian chromosome 2, UCI_ANSTEP_V1.0, whole genome shotgun sequence includes the following:
- the LOC118517573 gene encoding chaoptin-like: MARMWYVLLASCVACAAFLSVADATIIRLNCETIDEKCLLKNVFATEDDRFKEIRNERYQSVIEFFDCHIHTLPPIPYINKVKADAINLVRIEENTFSTIHDLDVSYNRLREFSPDSFEYPEELLKLNLNGNPTLKDFAFLSKLSGLNTLDMADMKLELELLDTGTFSKMSQLSRLNMSDNRITSVPVGMFAPLVALTYLDLSRNSIAKIPSGTFAIAVTHGYEEYGLYHQALHFDLSYNNISIIENNAFTHASKINLQNNKLIGIGQYAFDNRTALQSLDLSGNVQLRNFDFLHNLRSLHDLDMSRMNFSFDIESTPRNIFDDLDSLTMLDLSHNHIGEIPIGIFAELQSLNFINLRHNSISHIEFGTFSMRKYDLIDEIDLSYNEIKQINFLVFVPLKYLKTLLLHGNKISSVNAKQLTRNKSLYNFGIQNSNVRCFDLIDLLGSLKLVHEPNEFISHLPNVDGIKCQP; the protein is encoded by the coding sequence ATGGCTCGGATGTGGTACGTTCTGCTCGCTAGCTGCGTTGCTTGCGCTGCGTTTCTCTCGGTAGCCGATGCTACCATTATACGTCTTAATTGTGAAACGATCGATGAAAAGTGTTTGTTGAAAAACGTTTTCGCAACGGAAGATGACCGCTTTAAGGAAATTCGGAACGAACGGTACCAGAGCGTCATCGAGTTCTTCGACTGCCACATTCACACGTTGCCACCGATTCCGTACATTAACAAAGTGAAAGCAGATGCAATCAATCTGGTGCGAATCGAAGAAAACACCTTTAGCACGATACATGACCTAGACGTGTCTTATAACAGACTCCGAGAGTTCTCGCCGGATTCGTTCGAGTACCCGGAAGAGTTGCTGAAGCTCAACCTGAACGGCAATCCAACGCTTAAAGATTTCGCCTTTCTATCGAAGCTGAGCGGTTTGAACACTCTTGACATGGCCGATATGAAGTTGGAACTAGAGCTGTTGGATACGGGTACATTTTCCAAAATGTCACAGCTATCGAGGCTCAATATGAGCGACAACCGAATTACCTCCGTTCCGGTGGGAATGTTCGCTCCACTGGTAGCATTAACTTACTTGGACCTGAGCCGGAACTCTATCGCAAAGATTCCGTCGGGCACGTTCGCCATCGCTGTGACGCACGGCTACGAAGAGTACGGACTGTACCATCAAGCATTACACTTCGACCTGTCCTACAACAACATAAGCATCATCGAGAACAACGCCTTCACGCACGCCTCCAAAATCAATCTGCAAAACAACAAGCTCATCGGCATTGGGCAGTATGCATTCGACAATCGGACGGCGCTCCAATCGCTGGATCTGTCCGGTAATGTTCAGCTGAGAAACTTTGACTTCCTGCACAACCTTCGCTCACTGCACGATCTTGATATGTCGCGAATGAACTTCTCGTTTGACATCGAATCAACGCCGCGAAACATCTTCGACGATCTCGACTCGCTGACAATGCTCGATCTCTCGCACAACCACATAGGCGAAATTCCAATCGGAATCTTTGCCGAGCTGCAATCGCTTAACTTCATCAATCTGCGCCACAACAGCATCTCCCACATCGAGTTCGGCACATTCTCGATGCGCAAGTACGACCTGATCGACGAGATTGATCTGTCGTACAACGAGATCAAACAAATCAACTTCCTTGTGTTCGTTCCGCTCAAGTACCTCAAAACACTGCTTCTGCATGGGAATAAAATCTCGTCCGTCAACGCCAAGCAACTGACCCGCAACAAAAGCCTCTACAACTTTGGAATTCAGAACAGCAATGTGCGGTGCTTCGATCTGATTGATTTGTTGGGATCGCTTAAACTGGTGCACGAGCCGAACGAATTTATCTCGCACCTGCCCAACGTTGACGGAATCAAATGTCAACCGTGA